The following proteins are co-located in the Sporolactobacillus pectinivorans genome:
- the sdaAA gene encoding L-serine ammonia-lyase, iron-sulfur-dependent, subunit alpha yields the protein MFRTIKELVDQAETANLSISEIMIQSEMETTQNSRTDIFAKMEKNLQVMEKAVERGIHEEIRSHSGLTGGDARLLQRYTQSGKSLSGNVLLDAVSKAMATNEVNAAMGIICATPTAGSAGVVPGTLFGLQDRLNPTRDQMVRFLFTAGAFGFVIANNASIAGAAGGCQAEVGSATGMAAAATVELAGGSPEQSADAMAIALGNMLGLICDPVAGLVEVPCVKRNAIGASTAIVAADMALAGIKSKIPCDEVIDAMYQVGRLMPAAFRETALGGLADTKTGRALKQRIFGGNSNVHRPALKEK from the coding sequence ATGTTCAGAACAATAAAAGAATTAGTCGATCAGGCGGAAACGGCCAATCTGTCCATTTCAGAAATTATGATTCAGTCGGAAATGGAGACGACTCAAAACAGCCGAACAGATATTTTTGCAAAAATGGAAAAAAATCTTCAGGTCATGGAAAAGGCTGTTGAAAGGGGGATTCATGAAGAAATTCGCTCTCATTCAGGGCTGACCGGAGGAGATGCCCGGCTTCTGCAAAGGTATACGCAGTCCGGAAAGTCCTTATCCGGTAATGTCCTTCTTGACGCAGTCAGCAAAGCAATGGCGACCAATGAAGTCAATGCTGCCATGGGCATAATCTGTGCCACGCCTACAGCCGGTTCAGCAGGAGTTGTTCCAGGTACACTTTTTGGGCTTCAAGATCGCCTGAATCCAACCCGTGATCAGATGGTGCGTTTTCTGTTTACTGCCGGAGCTTTTGGATTTGTCATTGCAAACAATGCATCAATAGCCGGAGCTGCCGGCGGTTGCCAGGCCGAAGTAGGCTCCGCTACCGGCATGGCCGCCGCAGCGACTGTTGAACTGGCAGGGGGATCGCCTGAACAATCTGCTGATGCAATGGCGATTGCGCTTGGAAATATGCTCGGATTGATTTGTGACCCTGTGGCGGGACTGGTGGAAGTCCCTTGTGTTAAGAGGAATGCAATTGGCGCTTCTACAGCTATCGTTGCCGCCGATATGGCACTTGCAGGCATTAAAAGTAAAATTCCGTGCGACGAAGTCATCGACGCAATGTATCAGGTCGGGCGATTGATGCCTGCCGCTTTCAGAGAGACGGCACTTGGAGGACTCGCAGATACTAAAACAGGAAGGGCGCTCAAGCAGCGTATTTTTGGCGGGAACTCAAATGTACACAGACCGGCGCTGAAGGAAAAATGA
- the fabD gene encoding ACP S-malonyltransferase, with amino-acid sequence MGKTAFVFPGQGSQSVGMGSDLIAAFPEARRMFESADRRLGFSLSELILNGPEERLRLTENTQPALLTVSAVLYTLLAEKGIKADFCAGHSLGEYSALFAAGVFSFEDAVFAVRKRGMLMEAAVPAGQGAMAAVLGLAPDSLKNVCEKVTAEGESVQLANLNSPGQIVISGTVKGVSAASELAEAAGARRVVPLAVSGPFHSSLMKPAAEELKEVLDELPVRSAQIPIIANSTADAEETAAEIRSHLIEQLYSPVRWVESIEKLGKLGVDTYVEVGPGKVLSGLIKKIQRGATILQVNNLETLNAVAEKLKAGAD; translated from the coding sequence ATGGGCAAGACTGCTTTTGTTTTTCCGGGACAGGGGTCTCAGAGCGTTGGAATGGGCAGTGATTTAATTGCTGCTTTTCCTGAAGCACGCCGGATGTTTGAGTCAGCGGACAGGCGCCTTGGTTTTTCGCTGAGCGAACTGATCTTGAACGGGCCTGAGGAGAGGCTGCGGCTGACAGAGAACACACAGCCTGCACTCCTGACGGTCAGTGCCGTGCTTTATACTTTGCTGGCTGAGAAGGGAATCAAGGCCGATTTTTGTGCAGGGCACAGCTTGGGTGAATACAGTGCGCTCTTTGCGGCTGGCGTCTTTAGCTTTGAAGACGCGGTATTCGCAGTACGCAAAAGAGGAATGCTGATGGAAGCGGCTGTGCCGGCCGGACAGGGGGCAATGGCCGCCGTACTCGGGCTGGCTCCGGACTCTTTAAAAAATGTTTGCGAGAAGGTTACGGCGGAAGGAGAATCCGTTCAGCTGGCCAATCTGAATTCACCCGGGCAAATTGTCATTTCCGGGACAGTGAAGGGTGTTAGTGCTGCCTCGGAACTTGCGGAAGCAGCAGGGGCCCGTCGTGTTGTCCCGCTCGCGGTTAGCGGACCTTTTCACTCTTCACTGATGAAACCGGCTGCTGAAGAATTGAAAGAAGTACTGGATGAACTTCCTGTACGGAGCGCGCAGATTCCCATCATAGCAAACAGCACAGCTGATGCAGAAGAGACTGCCGCTGAAATACGAAGTCATTTGATTGAACAGCTTTATTCGCCGGTACGATGGGTTGAATCTATCGAGAAACTTGGGAAACTGGGTGTTGACACTTATGTTGAGGTTGGCCCGGGGAAGGTTCTATCCGGACTTATCAAAAAAATTCAGCGCGGAGCAACGATTTTGCAGGTGAATAATCTTGAGACTTTGAATGCTGTAGCTGAGAAACTTAAGGCAGGTGCGGATTAA
- the rnc gene encoding ribonuclease III codes for MPGLKKPEDRDKETSDRIHRFLKDFSFEFKDETWLYQAFTHSSYVNEHRRGSQEDYERLEFLGDAVLELMVSQYLFKNFPDLSEGDMTKLRAAIVCEPGLVMFATSLSFEEMIFLGRGEEATGGRKRPGLLCDVFEAFIGALYLDQGIGDVSRFLERVVYPKIKDGTFSHVMDFKSQLQETVQRKNLGDIDYDVVMEKGPAHQREFLSKVLLNGQVIGTGRGSSKKDSEQSAAREALKTIAG; via the coding sequence ATGCCGGGTTTAAAAAAACCGGAAGATCGTGATAAAGAAACATCAGACAGGATCCATCGTTTCTTAAAAGATTTTTCTTTTGAATTTAAAGATGAAACTTGGTTATATCAGGCTTTTACCCATTCATCCTATGTGAATGAGCATCGCCGCGGATCTCAGGAAGACTACGAACGTCTGGAATTCCTCGGGGACGCTGTTCTGGAACTGATGGTTTCACAATATTTATTCAAAAATTTTCCGGACCTGTCTGAGGGGGATATGACAAAGCTGCGCGCGGCGATTGTCTGCGAACCCGGGCTGGTCATGTTTGCGACTTCTCTCTCCTTTGAGGAAATGATCTTCTTGGGACGCGGCGAAGAGGCAACAGGCGGCCGGAAAAGGCCGGGACTCCTGTGCGACGTTTTCGAGGCTTTTATCGGCGCACTCTATCTCGACCAGGGAATTGGTGATGTCAGTCGCTTTCTGGAGCGGGTTGTCTATCCGAAAATTAAAGATGGTACTTTTTCCCATGTGATGGATTTTAAAAGCCAGCTGCAGGAAACGGTCCAAAGAAAGAATCTTGGCGATATCGATTACGATGTGGTTATGGAAAAGGGGCCTGCGCACCAGCGGGAATTTTTATCCAAGGTTCTGCTGAACGGCCAGGTGATCGGTACCGGCAGGGGATCTTCGAAAAAAGATTCGGAACAAAGCGCTGCGCGTGAGGCGCTTAAGACAATCGCCGGGTAA
- the fabG gene encoding 3-oxoacyl-[acyl-carrier-protein] reductase, whose protein sequence is MLLKDKVALVTGASRGIGRAIALELAREGASIVVNYAGSKDRAEKTVTEIKDLGSEAFTFQCDVSNETDVQSMVKATIEKFGHLDIVVNNAGITRDGLLVRLKEKDWDSVLDTNLKGVFLVTKAALRPMMRQRQGKVINIASVVGILGNASQANYVAAKAGVIGLTKATAREVASRGITVNAVAPGFIITEMTDELPEQVKEKMKNDIPLGRSGTPEDVARVVKFLASDDSNYMTGQTLSIDGGMAMQ, encoded by the coding sequence ATGTTGCTTAAAGATAAAGTGGCGCTTGTAACAGGGGCCTCCAGAGGAATTGGCAGAGCCATAGCTTTGGAACTCGCGCGGGAAGGAGCTTCCATCGTCGTCAACTATGCCGGAAGCAAGGATCGTGCGGAAAAAACGGTCACAGAAATCAAAGATCTTGGCTCAGAAGCATTTACTTTTCAGTGTGATGTTTCAAATGAAACGGATGTTCAGTCCATGGTTAAAGCAACCATTGAGAAATTTGGACACCTCGACATTGTCGTCAATAACGCGGGTATTACACGAGACGGTCTCCTCGTGCGGCTTAAGGAAAAGGACTGGGATTCAGTTTTAGATACGAATCTAAAAGGCGTCTTTCTTGTCACAAAAGCTGCATTGCGGCCAATGATGAGACAAAGGCAGGGTAAAGTTATTAATATTGCCTCAGTCGTAGGTATTTTAGGTAATGCAAGCCAGGCAAATTACGTGGCCGCAAAAGCCGGAGTTATAGGGCTGACCAAGGCGACAGCCCGGGAAGTTGCCTCAAGAGGTATTACAGTTAACGCTGTTGCTCCCGGATTTATTATCACAGAAATGACCGATGAGCTCCCGGAACAAGTGAAGGAGAAAATGAAAAACGATATTCCATTAGGGAGATCTGGCACTCCTGAAGACGTAGCCAGGGTCGTGAAGTTTCTCGCATCGGATGACAGTAACTATATGACGGGGCAAACATTAAGTATTGACGGCGGTATGGCGATGCAATAA
- the recG gene encoding ATP-dependent DNA helicase RecG: protein MTVPDKTSQISKVKGVGPSVAETLKQLGIESLDDLFCYFPYRYDNYEVQDLEKTDIGDHVTVQGKVQSEPVLSFYAKKRSRLAVRILTGRSLITVTAFNRPYLKKKLNLGDEVTVTGKWDRNRAEITATEFHCGIQNFTEQIAPVYPVKDGMTVKRLRGIVRQAFNQFPDKIQETLPQNIMREYRLMGRKDAIREIHFPTGRDALKQARRRLVYEEFLNYELKMQSYKQIKRNSNGGTQIDIRMETIRSFIRALPFPLTRAQERVVNEILADMASGFSMNRLLQGDVGSGKTVVAAIALYAAVTAGFQGALMAPTEILAEQHADSLQKLFEPFSVSIALLTGNVHGKERRLLLEELQEGHIDILVGTHALIQDDVLFSRLGLVVTDEQHRFGVEQRRRLRVKGKDPDVLYMTATPIPRTLALSVFGDMDVSTIDELPGGRKLIRTYWVRHEMMDRVIRFIEKELRQGRQAYVVCPLIEESEQLDVQNALDMHAEMVRKLPGFRVGLMHGKLSNEEKTEVMNGFKERSIQVLVSTTVIEVGVNVPNATLMVINDADRFGLSQLHQLRGRVGRGEHQSYCILIADARSETSRERMRLMTETTDGFRLSTFDLQLRGPGDFFGKKQSGLPAFKLADMVHDYRTLAAARDDASKLVKNPRFWKDETYFLLRRPLIEAGILDHAFLD from the coding sequence ATGACCGTTCCCGACAAAACTTCCCAGATCAGTAAAGTCAAGGGAGTCGGGCCGTCCGTTGCGGAGACCCTGAAACAGCTTGGAATCGAGTCGCTTGATGATCTTTTCTGTTATTTTCCTTACCGGTACGACAATTATGAAGTTCAGGATCTGGAAAAAACAGATATCGGCGATCATGTGACTGTGCAGGGAAAAGTCCAGAGTGAACCGGTTCTTTCTTTCTATGCGAAAAAGAGATCCAGGCTTGCGGTCCGGATCCTTACGGGTCGTAGCCTGATTACAGTCACTGCTTTCAACCGGCCTTATTTAAAGAAAAAATTGAATCTGGGGGACGAGGTGACGGTTACCGGGAAGTGGGATAGAAACCGTGCCGAAATTACCGCAACTGAATTTCACTGCGGTATTCAAAATTTTACCGAACAAATTGCCCCGGTTTATCCAGTCAAAGATGGAATGACAGTCAAACGCCTGAGAGGCATCGTCAGGCAGGCTTTTAATCAGTTCCCCGATAAGATACAGGAAACGCTGCCTCAGAATATCATGAGAGAATATCGACTCATGGGACGGAAAGATGCCATCCGTGAGATACACTTTCCAACTGGAAGAGACGCTTTGAAACAGGCAAGACGTCGCCTTGTCTACGAAGAATTTCTGAATTACGAACTTAAAATGCAAAGCTACAAACAGATAAAACGGAATTCAAACGGAGGGACGCAAATAGATATCCGGATGGAAACAATCCGTTCATTTATCCGTGCCCTTCCGTTTCCATTGACACGTGCGCAGGAACGGGTTGTCAACGAAATTCTGGCCGATATGGCCTCGGGCTTTTCGATGAATCGCCTGTTGCAGGGGGATGTCGGTTCCGGAAAAACTGTTGTTGCCGCCATAGCTCTGTATGCGGCGGTTACAGCCGGTTTTCAAGGCGCTTTGATGGCACCTACTGAAATTCTGGCAGAGCAGCATGCTGACAGCCTGCAAAAATTGTTCGAACCTTTTTCTGTTTCTATTGCGCTTCTGACTGGAAACGTTCATGGAAAAGAAAGACGCCTGCTCCTTGAAGAACTGCAGGAAGGCCATATTGATATATTGGTTGGCACGCACGCACTGATTCAGGATGATGTCCTCTTTTCCAGGCTGGGCCTGGTTGTTACGGACGAACAGCACCGCTTTGGCGTCGAACAAAGGAGGCGGCTCCGTGTCAAAGGAAAAGATCCGGACGTTCTATATATGACGGCAACTCCGATTCCGCGAACCCTGGCACTTTCAGTATTTGGTGATATGGATGTCTCAACAATTGATGAACTGCCGGGGGGGAGAAAATTAATTCGAACATACTGGGTCCGCCACGAAATGATGGACCGGGTGATCCGATTTATAGAGAAAGAGCTCAGACAAGGCAGACAGGCTTACGTGGTCTGTCCACTGATTGAGGAATCTGAACAACTGGATGTCCAGAATGCCCTTGACATGCACGCGGAAATGGTCCGGAAACTTCCCGGCTTCAGAGTGGGGCTAATGCATGGCAAACTCTCCAATGAGGAGAAAACAGAAGTCATGAACGGATTTAAAGAAAGAAGCATCCAGGTCCTGGTCTCTACCACTGTTATTGAGGTGGGTGTTAATGTCCCCAATGCGACGCTGATGGTGATTAACGATGCCGACCGTTTTGGCCTCTCTCAGCTTCACCAACTACGTGGACGTGTCGGACGCGGAGAACACCAGTCCTATTGTATCTTGATCGCAGATGCACGATCGGAAACAAGCAGGGAAAGAATGAGGCTGATGACCGAAACGACGGATGGTTTCAGGCTTTCGACTTTTGATTTACAACTGCGCGGACCAGGTGATTTTTTCGGGAAAAAGCAGAGCGGGCTTCCTGCATTTAAACTGGCTGATATGGTTCACGATTACCGGACGTTGGCTGCGGCAAGGGATGATGCCTCTAAACTCGTGAAAAATCCGCGCTTTTGGAAAGACGAGACCTATTTTCTTCTGCGGCGTCCTCTGATTGAAGCGGGCATACTTGATCATGCATTTCTTGATTAA
- the fapR gene encoding transcription factor FapR, with protein sequence MRKNKQERQETLKQTIAENPFITDDELAGRFSVSVQTIRLDRLELSIPELRERIKYVAKRQFDDVKALHEDEVIGDIVDLQLDASAISILEINQNHVFSRTGIARGHHLFAQANSLAVAVINDDLALTSKASIHFIRPVKAGERVVAKAKVTQKERVRTIVEVNSYVGQDHVFNGIFTMFRSHGGKDRLQS encoded by the coding sequence ATGAGAAAAAACAAGCAGGAACGGCAGGAAACGCTGAAGCAAACCATTGCCGAGAATCCGTTTATAACAGATGATGAATTGGCCGGCCGGTTTTCAGTCAGTGTGCAGACCATAAGGCTGGACAGGCTGGAACTGTCCATTCCTGAGTTGAGAGAAAGAATTAAATATGTGGCAAAACGCCAGTTTGATGATGTCAAAGCGCTTCATGAAGATGAAGTCATTGGAGACATTGTAGATCTCCAGCTTGACGCATCAGCCATTTCCATCCTTGAAATCAATCAAAACCATGTGTTTTCACGGACAGGAATTGCGCGCGGGCATCATCTTTTTGCACAGGCCAATTCCCTGGCAGTGGCAGTGATCAATGATGATCTGGCATTAACATCCAAAGCTTCGATTCATTTCATTCGCCCTGTAAAAGCGGGAGAACGAGTTGTTGCCAAAGCGAAAGTCACGCAGAAAGAAAGAGTGCGTACGATTGTTGAAGTCAACAGTTACGTGGGGCAGGATCATGTCTTCAATGGAATTTTCACCATGTTTCGGTCCCATGGCGGCAAAGACAGACTTCAAAGCTAA
- a CDS encoding acyl carrier protein — translation MAEADVLERVKKIVVDRLGVDEADVKPEASFKDDLDADSLDIVELVMELEDEFNLEISDEDAEKIQTVGDVITYIENHKS, via the coding sequence GTGGCAGAAGCAGATGTACTTGAACGTGTAAAGAAGATTGTTGTCGACAGACTTGGCGTTGATGAAGCAGATGTAAAACCTGAAGCCTCCTTCAAAGATGACCTGGATGCCGATTCTCTCGATATTGTTGAGCTTGTCATGGAACTTGAAGACGAATTTAATCTGGAAATTTCAGATGAAGATGCTGAAAAGATTCAGACTGTTGGCGATGTCATTACTTACATAGAGAATCATAAATCGTGA
- the smc gene encoding chromosome segregation protein SMC: MFLKRLDVAGFKSFANKTSVEFVPGVTAVVGPNGSGKSNITEAIRWVLGEQSAKSLRGTKMEDIIFSGSDARKAVNMAEVTLTLDNKDHYLPFDYSEISVTRRVFRSGESEFLLNRQSCRLKDIIDLFMDSGLGREAYSVIGQGKIDEILNSKADDKRKIFEEASGVLKYKLRKQQAEKKLEDSADDLNRVEDILHELEGRLEPLEKQASIAKDYLAKKDELKEVDIALLAHDIATVHADWEQAKQRSAELAGEKTACNGRLEEKERLFQEVRLRLDQLDRSIETDQERLAVLGENLEKILGQKEVMVERRKNAQSTSAELKERLSALEKQLDGERQAQKTAEYASIVENNKLEELHQLLAQKQFDADGLDENLDDRIEQIKSDYIEILNQQASMRNEQHYLTEQKKVLEQKRNRVETTTEDARILVEAARSKKQQIDLEINRKADEGKKLQKLLADADAGLTAGHKRYAAQKDGIDKINRFIDQAVSKKEMLEALKEDYAGFYQGVRTVLKNKKTLAGIFGAVAELIRVDEKYQTAIEVALGASSQSVIVSDEKSGRQAIQFLRNHQAGRATFLPVSVMKPRAMQRSDRSKIEGDQAFAGMADELVSCEPAFRPVIGHLLGTVIVADSLEGANRLAKALGYKYRIVTLTGDVVAPGGAMTGGSLKKNHAGLISRSSEIELITKQIQEMQAKQVQLRQDFAVLKDRIAADELSAENLRKKVQVAAEAYRSLENALHGAEAEEKNSLDKYQLLSRENGDFATEQQKIIARLDEINNSLSVNQQKSDEMTSTIERLTESRKNRDSSRAALQTEITTLKVQTAEQSQKTMHLKEKADTIRSHVADLAASAKALKSSISDIHSDIDHQSLSSEELTAKIQQEKMDKQKLVQLLEEKKKERLSGQEQLSAQEREIKGERDRITGLSAALQEEDVKLGRLDVQLDHLIDTLREDYQLTFEAANENYHLKVEPEEARKKVKLIKKSIEELGTVNVGSIEEYENVLEREQFLSAQREDLQKARHTLENVMTEMDREVEQRFSVTFEKIRGQFQNVFRELFGGGRADLKLIDPDDLLNSGIDILAEPPGKKLQRLSLLSGGERALTAIALLFAILKVRPVPFCVLDEVEAALDDANVDRYAEFLKKFSAETQFIVVTHRHGTMEHADVLYGVTMQESGISKLVSVRLEETVELLSTGG; the protein is encoded by the coding sequence ATGTTTCTCAAACGGCTGGATGTTGCTGGTTTCAAATCATTTGCCAATAAAACATCTGTAGAGTTTGTTCCCGGTGTGACCGCAGTAGTAGGACCAAATGGGAGCGGCAAGAGCAATATTACAGAAGCAATCCGCTGGGTCCTCGGCGAACAATCCGCCAAATCTCTGCGGGGAACAAAGATGGAGGATATTATTTTTTCAGGCAGCGACGCACGGAAAGCTGTCAATATGGCCGAAGTCACGCTGACTCTGGATAACAAAGATCATTATCTTCCCTTTGATTACAGTGAGATCAGTGTGACTCGGCGCGTGTTTCGTTCTGGCGAAAGCGAATTCCTGCTTAATCGCCAAAGTTGCCGTCTTAAGGATATTATTGATTTATTTATGGATTCCGGGCTTGGCAGGGAAGCTTATTCTGTCATCGGCCAGGGCAAAATAGATGAAATATTAAATAGCAAGGCAGATGATAAGAGGAAAATTTTCGAAGAGGCCTCCGGCGTTCTTAAATATAAATTACGGAAACAGCAGGCCGAGAAAAAACTGGAAGATTCGGCAGACGATCTGAACCGGGTCGAGGACATTTTGCACGAACTTGAAGGCCGTCTTGAGCCGCTGGAAAAGCAAGCCTCCATCGCAAAAGATTATCTGGCAAAGAAGGATGAACTGAAGGAAGTGGACATTGCACTTCTTGCTCACGATATTGCAACAGTACATGCGGACTGGGAACAGGCGAAACAGCGGTCGGCAGAGCTTGCTGGTGAGAAAACAGCTTGTAACGGCAGGCTGGAGGAGAAGGAAAGACTTTTTCAGGAGGTAAGGCTCAGACTCGATCAGCTGGATCGCTCGATCGAAACAGATCAGGAAAGATTAGCCGTGCTGGGAGAAAATTTGGAGAAAATACTCGGACAGAAAGAAGTTATGGTAGAACGCCGGAAAAATGCCCAGAGTACTTCAGCTGAGTTGAAGGAACGCTTGTCCGCACTGGAAAAACAGCTTGACGGGGAACGTCAGGCACAAAAAACTGCCGAATATGCCTCTATTGTTGAAAATAATAAACTTGAAGAACTGCATCAGCTGCTGGCTCAAAAACAGTTTGATGCTGATGGACTCGATGAAAACCTGGACGACAGAATTGAACAGATTAAAAGCGACTATATAGAAATACTGAATCAGCAGGCCTCGATGCGAAATGAGCAGCACTACCTGACGGAACAGAAAAAAGTGCTGGAACAAAAGCGGAATCGTGTCGAGACAACTACCGAAGATGCGCGTATTCTTGTCGAAGCTGCACGAAGTAAAAAGCAGCAGATCGATCTTGAAATTAACCGGAAGGCGGACGAAGGGAAGAAGCTCCAAAAACTGCTGGCGGATGCCGACGCGGGTCTTACAGCAGGCCATAAGCGGTATGCGGCACAGAAAGACGGCATCGATAAAATTAATCGCTTTATTGACCAGGCTGTTTCCAAAAAAGAAATGCTGGAAGCATTGAAGGAAGATTATGCCGGTTTTTATCAAGGCGTAAGAACTGTCTTAAAAAACAAAAAGACCCTGGCCGGTATTTTCGGCGCGGTAGCAGAACTCATACGGGTCGATGAGAAATATCAGACGGCGATTGAGGTTGCACTGGGTGCGTCCTCTCAAAGTGTTATTGTTTCTGATGAAAAATCCGGCCGGCAGGCGATACAGTTTCTCAGGAACCACCAGGCGGGACGGGCGACTTTTTTGCCGGTTTCTGTGATGAAACCCCGTGCGATGCAGCGCAGTGATCGTTCAAAGATTGAGGGCGATCAGGCATTTGCAGGCATGGCGGATGAACTCGTCAGCTGCGAACCTGCATTTCGTCCGGTGATTGGGCATTTGCTTGGCACTGTCATCGTCGCCGATTCTCTTGAAGGAGCGAACCGGCTTGCCAAGGCGCTGGGTTATAAATATAGAATCGTTACGCTGACGGGTGATGTTGTTGCCCCCGGGGGAGCCATGACCGGCGGCAGTCTGAAAAAGAACCATGCAGGCCTGATCAGCCGTTCATCAGAAATCGAACTGATAACAAAACAGATACAGGAAATGCAGGCAAAACAGGTTCAGCTTCGTCAAGATTTTGCAGTGCTGAAAGACCGGATCGCAGCTGATGAGCTGAGTGCTGAAAATCTTCGCAAGAAGGTTCAGGTCGCTGCCGAAGCCTATCGCAGTCTGGAAAACGCTCTGCACGGAGCGGAGGCAGAAGAGAAAAACAGCCTGGACAAATACCAGCTGCTTTCAAGGGAAAATGGAGATTTTGCCACGGAACAGCAAAAGATCATTGCCCGTCTTGATGAAATCAACAATTCTCTGTCTGTTAATCAACAAAAGAGCGATGAAATGACGTCAACCATAGAACGGCTGACAGAGAGCCGGAAAAACCGGGATTCCTCCAGAGCTGCCCTTCAGACGGAGATCACTACGCTTAAGGTGCAGACGGCAGAACAAAGTCAGAAGACAATGCATCTGAAGGAGAAAGCAGATACAATCAGATCACATGTTGCCGATTTGGCGGCCAGTGCAAAGGCACTCAAATCTTCGATCAGCGACATTCACTCCGATATCGACCATCAGTCGCTTTCCAGTGAAGAATTGACTGCAAAGATTCAGCAAGAAAAAATGGACAAGCAGAAACTTGTTCAGCTTTTGGAAGAGAAAAAAAAGGAACGCCTTTCCGGACAGGAGCAGCTGTCCGCTCAGGAACGTGAAATCAAGGGAGAACGTGACAGGATCACAGGCCTGAGCGCAGCGCTTCAGGAAGAAGATGTAAAGCTTGGCCGTCTCGATGTTCAACTGGATCACCTGATCGATACGCTGAGGGAAGACTACCAGCTGACGTTTGAAGCGGCTAATGAAAACTATCATTTGAAAGTTGAACCTGAAGAAGCCCGTAAAAAGGTGAAATTAATTAAAAAATCTATTGAAGAACTTGGGACAGTAAATGTCGGTTCCATTGAGGAATATGAAAATGTATTGGAGCGTGAGCAGTTTCTTTCTGCTCAGAGAGAAGACCTGCAGAAAGCACGTCATACGCTGGAAAATGTAATGACTGAAATGGATCGTGAAGTGGAGCAGCGTTTTTCTGTAACGTTTGAAAAGATCCGTGGTCAATTTCAAAATGTTTTTCGCGAACTCTTCGGCGGCGGACGGGCCGATCTGAAATTGATCGATCCTGATGACTTGCTGAATAGCGGTATCGATATTCTGGCGGAACCGCCAGGTAAAAAATTACAGCGTCTTTCTCTTCTGTCCGGTGGTGAGCGAGCACTGACCGCCATTGCCCTGCTTTTTGCAATATTGAAAGTACGGCCAGTACCATTCTGTGTTCTGGATGAAGTTGAGGCGGCTCTTGATGATGCAAACGTTGATCGTTATGCGGAATTTTTAAAAAAATTCAGTGCGGAAACTCAATTTATTGTTGTCACTCACCGTCACGGTACAATGGAACATGCCGATGTGCTTTATGGTGTCACCATGCAGGAGTCGGGTATCAGCAAACTTGTTTCTGTACGTCTCGAAGAAACAGTGGAACTTCTGTCAACCGGAGGATAA